Proteins from one Listeria weihenstephanensis genomic window:
- a CDS encoding NeuD/PglB/VioB family sugar acetyltransferase — MFNNAFFLTFVKKGFVVFNGIISLMLVARYFGPAMRGEYMFIVNVVIVGTTILNLGISLIYPHFRKQDKRAKNLFVSYSFLQFFLYLIISMLILIFTKDMIVGLSALLISVNVLNLQVTQINLVENLKQQSVIIIISSLINTALITLAFFMTSENLYLILIIFGLKSYVSMVLSLMSLWDKDFKFTIVPVKYKKMTALAFLPLLTSFLIAINYQADIIILKMMSVDFYHIGLYSTGVALAEYSWMIPDIFKEVMFHHNARKDDIKRMTFSIRLGFTAVVLVAIMVIILGKPILGLLFGSDFVAAYPIVVLMFLAVPFMVYTKIIGTLFSANGGWRFYFITLLISVLLNIGLNVALIPSFHIYGSAFASVVSYAFCGMTMLVWFKRKYKVPFRDVLFMKWGDIRKVAPFLFRKKASSVASLIIIGDGGHSKMVQNIVRESGTYRLTEVWDDKYRESVAQEGILYTAVDEKLQSLTQMDADIVFFVAIGDNEIRKKIARTLALAGKKFAVIVHPTAFIEATVEIGEGSLVMAGSIVQANTVLGKHVIVNSGATVEHDISVGNFVHFAPGSVVTGGCTVEDNVLIGAGSVVVPNISIGANAVVGAGSTLTRHIEANTLEYSRKKTE, encoded by the coding sequence ATGTTCAATAATGCATTCTTCCTGACCTTTGTTAAAAAGGGGTTCGTTGTTTTTAATGGCATCATTAGTTTGATGCTGGTAGCGAGATACTTTGGACCTGCGATGCGCGGGGAATATATGTTCATCGTCAATGTTGTGATTGTCGGGACGACGATTCTGAATTTAGGTATTTCGCTCATTTATCCGCATTTTAGAAAACAAGATAAGCGTGCGAAAAACCTTTTTGTGAGCTATTCTTTCCTCCAGTTTTTCCTGTATTTGATTATTTCTATGCTTATTCTGATCTTCACAAAAGATATGATTGTAGGTCTAAGCGCATTGCTGATTAGTGTGAATGTGTTGAATTTGCAAGTGACGCAGATTAATCTAGTGGAAAATTTGAAGCAGCAGTCGGTGATTATTATTATCTCGTCGCTTATCAATACGGCATTGATTACCCTCGCTTTTTTTATGACGAGTGAAAATTTGTACCTGATTTTGATTATTTTCGGATTGAAAAGTTATGTATCGATGGTTTTATCTTTAATGTCGCTATGGGATAAGGATTTCAAGTTCACGATTGTTCCGGTGAAATATAAGAAGATGACAGCGCTGGCCTTTCTGCCGTTGTTAACCTCTTTTTTGATCGCGATTAATTACCAAGCAGATATTATTATTTTGAAAATGATGTCTGTGGATTTTTATCATATTGGGTTGTATAGCACGGGTGTGGCACTTGCGGAGTATTCGTGGATGATTCCGGATATTTTTAAAGAGGTCATGTTTCATCATAATGCACGAAAAGATGATATTAAACGGATGACATTTTCGATTCGGTTAGGTTTCACGGCGGTTGTTCTCGTTGCGATTATGGTGATTATTCTTGGAAAACCGATATTAGGATTATTATTTGGCTCCGATTTTGTAGCGGCGTATCCGATTGTTGTATTGATGTTTTTGGCGGTGCCTTTTATGGTCTATACGAAAATTATTGGGACGCTGTTTTCGGCAAATGGTGGATGGCGCTTTTACTTCATCACATTGCTCATTAGCGTGCTACTGAATATCGGCTTGAACGTGGCGCTCATTCCATCGTTTCATATTTATGGTTCTGCGTTTGCTTCTGTGGTTTCGTATGCTTTTTGTGGCATGACCATGCTGGTTTGGTTTAAGCGGAAATATAAAGTACCGTTTCGTGATGTATTGTTTATGAAATGGGGGGATATACGGAAGGTGGCACCATTTTTATTTAGAAAAAAAGCATCGTCGGTGGCATCACTCATTATTATTGGCGACGGCGGGCATAGTAAAATGGTTCAGAATATCGTTCGGGAGAGTGGGACATATCGGCTGACCGAGGTATGGGATGATAAGTATCGTGAATCCGTGGCGCAAGAAGGGATTCTCTACACAGCAGTGGACGAAAAATTGCAGAGCTTGACGCAAATGGATGCCGATATTGTCTTTTTTGTAGCGATTGGTGATAATGAGATTCGGAAAAAAATCGCTCGAACGTTGGCTTTGGCTGGGAAAAAATTTGCGGTTATTGTTCATCCGACTGCGTTTATCGAAGCAACAGTGGAAATCGGCGAGGGTAGCTTGGTGATGGCAGGATCGATTGTTCAGGCGAATACGGTGCTCGGAAAACATGTTATTGTAAACAGCGGTGCTACTGTGGAACATGATATTTCGGTTGGGAATTTTGTTCATTTTGCTCCGGGGAGTGTTGTGACAGGCGGATGCACGGTGGAAGATAACGTATTGATTGGTGCCGGGAGTGTCGTGGTGCCAAATATCAGTATCGGCGCGAATGCCGTTGTTGGTGCAGGAAGTACATTGACGCGTCATATCGAGGCGAATA